From a region of the Leptospira kmetyi serovar Malaysia str. Bejo-Iso9 genome:
- a CDS encoding LIC12353 family lipoprotein has protein sequence MNTKIGYILILLYTFALVDCGGNLRGKPIPANPDLAGFYLSSETSEWAKDDKMKLEVLSIFPKANGDLAFEKKVIVRLSFLASDDREEWRIRTGGIVTSDKEILLQESLYQEFHQLHMGKRQSDPRLWKLSEMGAASKVREVGNVTASGNLLGEFSPDGRTLKFSKAVFTKIGEPFQGRITANVNQKTVTIDNEIAGVVFYKIPGAEEKIVSVFSKTELIKPGMIFLVGKDQVPCKIVEVFQQSGILEPIDSKKVVSVSVGDPVVLKGTIDRKAINKRATADEIIRKLKSDPNVSKEELIREIEKLKNEK, from the coding sequence ATGAATACAAAGATCGGATATATTCTTATTTTATTATATACTTTCGCGCTTGTGGACTGCGGCGGCAACCTCAGAGGCAAACCGATTCCCGCAAATCCGGATCTCGCGGGATTTTATCTTTCCTCCGAAACCTCGGAATGGGCCAAAGACGACAAGATGAAATTGGAAGTGTTGAGCATTTTTCCGAAAGCCAACGGAGATCTTGCCTTCGAAAAAAAAGTGATCGTAAGACTCAGCTTTCTCGCGAGCGACGATCGGGAAGAATGGAGAATCAGAACCGGCGGAATCGTGACGAGCGACAAGGAAATTCTTTTGCAGGAATCGCTTTATCAGGAATTCCATCAGCTTCATATGGGCAAAAGACAATCCGATCCGAGACTTTGGAAACTCAGCGAGATGGGAGCGGCTTCGAAAGTAAGAGAGGTCGGAAACGTCACCGCAAGCGGCAATCTTTTGGGAGAATTCTCCCCCGATGGAAGAACATTAAAATTTTCTAAAGCAGTTTTCACCAAGATCGGAGAACCGTTTCAGGGAAGAATTACGGCTAACGTGAATCAGAAAACCGTAACGATCGACAACGAAATCGCCGGAGTCGTATTTTATAAAATTCCGGGCGCGGAGGAAAAGATCGTATCGGTGTTTTCCAAAACGGAATTGATCAAACCCGGAATGATCTTTCTCGTAGGAAAGGATCAAGTTCCCTGCAAGATCGTGGAGGTCTTTCAACAATCCGGAATCTTGGAACCGATCGATTCCAAAAAAGTCGTTTCCGTATCCGTGGGCGACCCGGTCGTTCTCAAAGGAACGATCGACAGAAAGGCGATCAACAAACGGGCCACCGCGGACGAGATCATTCGCAAACTCAAATCCGATCCAAACGTAAGTAAGGAAGAACTCATCCGAGAAATCGAAAAACTCAAAAACGAAAAGTGA
- a CDS encoding rhodanese-related sulfurtransferase, translating into MADRDDSQKKSETKRRPLHNIYGKEILKKRLEAENFTRTTLSFYRYVILENPDELRNRLYAEWDALGVLGRIYIAHEGINAQLSVPSHNLNSFRENLDSRKEFKDMPFKIAVQDDHGSFLKLDLKVRKKIVADGLEDGTFDVTNVGTHLSAEEFNRYLEDGKSIVVDVRNHYESEIGHFENAILPQSDTFREEMQMLLELLNGKEDQKILMYCTGGIRCEKASAWLKHHGYKDVNQLHGGIIAYAHEVADKGLESKFKGKNFVFDGRLQEAIGNEIISTCHQCGEKSDRHVNCANPGCHILFIQCESCSEKFEGCCTEECRTVLHLSKEEQKEIRKGKLNENRFFTKSRIRPKVSELYRNQ; encoded by the coding sequence ATGGCTGATCGCGACGATTCTCAAAAGAAGAGCGAAACTAAAAGACGACCTCTTCATAATATCTACGGAAAAGAGATTCTTAAAAAACGTCTCGAAGCCGAGAATTTTACGAGAACCACTCTTTCCTTTTATCGTTATGTCATTTTGGAAAATCCGGACGAACTGAGAAATCGTCTTTACGCCGAGTGGGACGCGCTCGGTGTTTTGGGAAGAATTTACATCGCTCACGAAGGAATCAACGCGCAACTTTCGGTTCCTTCTCACAATCTGAATTCTTTTAGGGAGAATTTGGATTCGAGAAAAGAATTCAAGGACATGCCGTTTAAGATCGCCGTTCAGGACGATCACGGTTCCTTTTTAAAACTGGATCTTAAGGTTCGAAAAAAAATCGTAGCGGACGGATTGGAGGACGGAACCTTCGATGTGACTAACGTGGGAACTCATCTTTCCGCGGAAGAATTCAATCGTTATCTTGAGGACGGAAAGTCCATCGTAGTCGACGTACGGAATCATTACGAAAGCGAGATCGGTCATTTCGAAAACGCCATTCTTCCTCAGTCCGATACGTTCCGCGAGGAGATGCAAATGCTCCTGGAACTTTTAAACGGTAAAGAAGATCAGAAAATTCTAATGTACTGCACCGGCGGAATCCGTTGCGAAAAAGCCAGCGCTTGGCTCAAACACCACGGTTACAAGGACGTCAACCAGCTTCACGGCGGGATCATCGCATACGCGCACGAAGTCGCGGACAAGGGACTCGAATCCAAGTTCAAAGGAAAGAACTTCGTGTTCGACGGAAGATTGCAGGAAGCGATCGGAAACGAAATCATTTCAACCTGTCACCAATGCGGAGAAAAAAGCGATCGTCACGTAAACTGTGCGAATCCCGGATGTCATATTCTTTTTATACAATGCGAAAGTTGTTCCGAAAAGTTCGAAGGTTGTTGCACGGAAGAATGTAGAACGGTTCTTCATCTTTCCAAGGAAGAACAAAAGGAAATCCGCAAAGGAAAGTTGAACGAGAATCGTTTTTTTACGAAGTCGAGAATCCGTCCGAAAGTTTCCGAACTCTATCGGAATCAATAA
- a CDS encoding DJ-1/PfpI family protein, with amino-acid sequence MKTKRPFLLSRDFGFKNHSKFLMRILSLSVLAFAFSFYVFTLSAETKDSNSSIKNALSETASKNQPVVEMQTIPKYQSRFGRTRPVVAVIGDNFMTELTDFVIPYGVLTRSQAADVFALGTEIGTMNLFPAMKIEVQESLSSFDQKFPEGADYVIVPAVHRSENAVLLKWLNIQSSKGATVIGVCDGVWVVANAGLLNGKKATGFWYSLNDLEKKFPNTTWIRNRRYVADGKIVTTTAVTASIPVSLALVEAIVNKEVALKVAKDLGVNDWNPAHDSNRFRLTMSSVYTIVANTISFWSHEEIGIPVFSGMDEIKLALVADAYSRTYRSHAVAVADSSETKIKTLNGLILIPDRNGDPAKSLDRMLPKFDSTPAVTEFDSALKKIGETYGKSTAAFVALLLEYPQF; translated from the coding sequence ATGAAAACAAAACGTCCATTTTTACTCTCACGAGATTTCGGTTTCAAAAACCATTCTAAATTTCTAATGCGAATTCTAAGTTTAAGCGTTCTTGCGTTCGCTTTTTCGTTCTACGTCTTTACGCTTTCCGCGGAAACAAAGGATTCGAATTCTTCCATAAAGAACGCGCTATCGGAAACGGCCTCAAAGAATCAACCGGTCGTCGAAATGCAAACGATTCCTAAATATCAAAGTCGATTCGGAAGAACGCGTCCCGTGGTCGCCGTGATCGGAGACAATTTTATGACGGAGTTGACGGACTTCGTGATTCCTTACGGTGTTTTGACTCGTTCTCAAGCTGCGGATGTGTTCGCTTTGGGAACCGAAATCGGAACGATGAATCTTTTTCCCGCGATGAAGATCGAAGTTCAAGAATCTCTTTCTTCCTTCGATCAAAAATTTCCGGAAGGAGCGGATTACGTGATCGTTCCCGCGGTTCATCGTTCGGAGAATGCGGTTCTTTTAAAATGGTTGAACATACAGTCTTCCAAGGGCGCGACCGTGATCGGAGTTTGCGACGGGGTTTGGGTGGTGGCCAACGCAGGTCTTTTAAACGGAAAGAAGGCGACCGGTTTCTGGTATTCCTTAAACGATCTGGAAAAAAAATTTCCGAACACGACTTGGATTCGAAATCGTCGCTATGTCGCCGACGGAAAGATCGTGACGACGACCGCGGTTACAGCTTCGATTCCGGTTTCTTTGGCTTTGGTGGAAGCGATCGTGAACAAAGAGGTCGCTCTAAAAGTCGCGAAGGATTTGGGAGTAAACGACTGGAATCCCGCGCACGACAGCAATCGATTTCGCTTAACAATGAGTTCGGTTTATACGATCGTCGCTAATACGATTTCGTTTTGGTCCCACGAAGAGATCGGCATTCCCGTCTTTTCGGGAATGGACGAAATCAAACTCGCGTTAGTCGCCGACGCGTATTCGAGAACGTATCGTTCTCACGCGGTTGCTGTCGCCGATTCTTCCGAAACGAAAATCAAAACTTTAAACGGTTTGATATTGATTCCGGATAGGAACGGCGATCCGGCCAAATCTCTGGATCGAATGTTGCCTAAGTTCGATTCGACTCCGGCCGTGACCGAGTTCGATTCCGCTCTGAAAAAAATAGGGGAGACGTACGGAAAATCGACTGCGGCCTTCGTAGCTCTTTTGCTCGAATACCCGCAGTTTTGA
- a CDS encoding helix-turn-helix domain-containing protein, whose translation MHRIASDVVLWDTDGPGALRKNEKKIWTWTEIRTSIPCMYTFLAFGAGLAILLAVSGFMNSLRNEPENLRNDKDGIPESRPKPSRLTIFIQKHAVPFLFLSVAFVQLHIFFELSDRLVRFSWFGEFHIPFIFLIGPLTYLYFQHLSGQIPDRFSPFHLIPALLSVLILFPFYIRDSNSKKEFIALLNPSDPYHTIVLVLLVLGTILNFIYPITLLKDVWRWRGAAKDKNKRASFDPFLFLFAGTIFVLVLFVIAQIVYMPLFLIASSGVSILMCVIFLIGNGTNGVWIEKFKKESREARYTESRLKGLDVDSVVYRLNDLMRRERYYLDEDLTLGRLAEELEIHTHQLSEILNQKLGKTFREYVAGFRLEEAARILIEEPQRSVLSAAYASGFNSKSAFHKLFQERFGCTPTMFRSETISKNKIEGVS comes from the coding sequence ATGCACCGCATTGCGTCCGATGTCGTCCTTTGGGATACGGACGGACCCGGCGCGCTTCGCAAAAACGAAAAAAAAATCTGGACTTGGACGGAAATACGAACCTCAATACCCTGCATGTATACCTTTTTGGCCTTCGGGGCGGGACTCGCGATCCTGCTTGCGGTTTCCGGTTTTATGAATTCCCTGCGAAACGAACCGGAGAATCTACGAAACGACAAAGACGGAATCCCCGAATCTCGACCAAAGCCAAGTCGTTTAACAATTTTTATCCAAAAACACGCGGTTCCGTTTTTGTTCCTATCCGTTGCCTTCGTACAACTTCATATCTTCTTCGAATTATCCGATCGGCTCGTGCGGTTCTCTTGGTTTGGCGAGTTTCACATTCCGTTTATTTTTTTGATCGGACCTCTGACTTATCTTTACTTTCAACATTTAAGCGGACAAATACCGGATCGATTTTCCCCCTTTCATTTAATTCCTGCTTTGCTTTCGGTTTTAATCCTATTTCCTTTTTATATCCGAGATTCAAACTCTAAGAAAGAATTTATCGCCTTGTTGAATCCTTCCGATCCGTATCATACGATCGTTCTTGTTTTACTCGTTTTAGGAACGATATTGAATTTCATCTATCCGATCACTTTACTAAAAGACGTGTGGAGATGGCGCGGCGCGGCGAAAGACAAAAACAAACGAGCTTCGTTCGATCCCTTTCTTTTTTTATTTGCGGGAACGATTTTCGTCCTCGTTCTTTTTGTGATCGCGCAAATCGTTTACATGCCCTTGTTCTTGATCGCGTCTTCGGGAGTTTCGATTTTGATGTGCGTCATTTTTCTGATCGGAAACGGCACGAACGGAGTCTGGATCGAAAAATTCAAAAAAGAATCGAGAGAAGCCCGTTATACGGAAAGCCGTCTCAAAGGACTGGACGTCGATTCGGTCGTATATCGTTTGAACGATTTAATGCGAAGGGAACGATATTATCTCGACGAGGATCTTACGCTGGGACGTCTCGCGGAAGAACTCGAAATCCACACACATCAACTTTCCGAAATCTTAAATCAAAAACTCGGCAAAACGTTTCGAGAATACGTGGCCGGTTTTCGTTTGGAAGAAGCCGCGAGAATTCTGATCGAAGAGCCGCAAAGATCCGTTCTCTCCGCGGCCTACGCATCCGGATTCAACTCCAAGTCCGCGTTTCACAAACTCTTTCAGGAACGTTTCGGATGTACACCCACCATGTTTCGCTCCGAAACGATCTCTAAAAATAAAATCGAAGGAGTTTCTTGA